In one Sesamum indicum cultivar Zhongzhi No. 13 linkage group LG12, S_indicum_v1.0, whole genome shotgun sequence genomic region, the following are encoded:
- the LOC105174776 gene encoding dynein light chain 2, cytoplasmic has translation MLEGKAVIGETDMLQTMQQDALDLAAKALDDFDVTDATEIAQFIKKEFDRVYGPGWQCIVGTDFGSFVTHCYGCFIHFCVGSLAILLFRGSTGQEGEEDDGHFPPLKSIDL, from the exons ATGCTGGAAGGCAAGGCAGTGATTGGTGAGACAGATATGCTGCAAACTATGCAACAAGATGCACTTGATTTGGCAGCTAAGGCACTTGACGACTTTGATGTCACTGACGCCACTGAAATAGCCCAGTTCATCAAGAAG GAATTTGATAGGGTCTACGGACCGGGCTGGCAGTGTATTGTTGGAACGGATTTTGGATCGTTTGTGACGCATTGCTACGGATGTTTTATCCATTTTTGCGTTGGCAGCCTCGCGATTTTGCTATTCAGGGGTTCAACAGGACAAGAAGGTGAGGAAGATGATGGCCACTTCCCACCTTTGAAGAGCATAGATCTCTGA
- the LOC105174777 gene encoding uncharacterized protein LOC105174777: protein MAPRLLSCFRRSSSQSNHEEKETATEEEQGPGPVVVELFSSQGCATSTEAEMVFSRLGRGDFNLDVPLVLLAYHVDYWDYNGWKDPFGSSQWTVRQKAYVEALNLDTMFTPQIVIQGRAQCVANEPEEILSCIASAPRFPAPSFQATFQKPTPDSLQVSLTGTLRTKVDDQGANLMVALYECGLVTDCPDGANKGRVLANDYVVRRLEKLCSLHDISAKKSISGTLDFPLWEGFNAAKCGVSVFVESPSHLIFGSQKFQLQGNL from the exons ATGGCGCCTCGTCTCCTCAGCTGTTTCCGCAGAAGCTCCTCCCAGTCCAATCACGAGGAGAAAGAGACGGCGACGGAGGAGGAGCAGGGACCAGGTCCGGTGGTGGTGGAGCTCTTCTCCTCGCAGGGCTGCGCCACCTCTACGGAGGCGGAGATGGTGTTCTCGCGGCTGGGGAGGGGCGACTTCAACCTGGACGTGCCGTTGGTATTATTGGCGTACCACGTGGACTACTGGGATTATAATGGGTGGAAGGATCCCTTCGGGTCCAGCCAATGGACCGTCAGGCAGAAGGCCTACGTTGAGGCCCTCAATCTTGATACCATGTTCACGCCCCAAATTGTGATCCAGGGCCGGGCCCAATGCGTTGCCAATGAGCCCGAAGAAATTTTGTCCTGCATCGCATCGGCACCCAGATTCCCTGCTCCCTCTTTCCAG GCGACGTTCCAAAAGCCCACACCGGACTCGTTGCAAGTATCACTGACGGGAACTCTAAGGACAAAAGTTGATGATCAAGGTGCCAATTTGATGGTTGCTCTGTACGAATGCGGTTTGGTCACGGACTGCCCCGATGGGGCCAACAAAGGCCGGGTTTTGGCCAATGACTATGTTGTCCGCCGCCTTGAAAAGCTATGCTCACTCCATGACATCTCAGCCAAGAAGTCTATCTCCGGAACTCTGGATTTTCCTCTGTGGGAGGGTTTCAATGCTGCCAAATGTGGCGTGTCCGTGTTTGTTGAGAGCCCTTCTCATCTAATCTTTGGTTCTCAGAAATTTCAGTTGCAAGGTAATCTATGA
- the LOC105174778 gene encoding vesicle-associated protein 4-1, whose protein sequence is MAIADSHNHQSNKKWRLCPFWQSATASSSSSSTNNLYNQSQNHSHQNGGVASSTRSSTVSSVARSLLPARRRLRLDPSNNLYFPYEPGKQVRSAVRIKNSSKSHVAFKFQTTAPKSCYMRPPGGILAPGEDLIATVFKFVEQPENNEKPINQKSKVKFKIMSLKVKEGTDYVPELFDEQRDQVTVERILRVVLVDPDRANPALEKLKRQLAEADAALEARKKPPAETGPRVVGEGLVIDEWKERREKYLARQQVEAVDSV, encoded by the exons ATGGCGATAGCCGACAGCCATAACCACCAGAGCAACAAGAAGTGGCGGCTTTGTCCGTTCTGGCAGTCTGCGACGgcgtcttcttcttcttcttctactaATAATCTTTACAATCAGTCGCAGAACCACAGCCATCAAAACGGCGGTGTTGCTTCCAGCACTCGTTCCTCAACCGTATCCTCCGTTGCCAGATCGCTTCTTCCTGCGCGGCGGAGGCTCCGCCTCGATCCTTCCAACAACCTCTACTTCCCTT ATGAACCTGGAAAGCAGGTGAGGAGTGCTGTTAGGATTAAGAATTCCAGCAAGTCTCATGTTGCATTCAAG TTTCAAACAACTGCACCAAAGAGTTGTTATATGAGACCACCTGGAGGTATCCTTGCTCCTGGAGAAGACCTCATAGCTACtg TATTCAAGTTTGTGGAGCAACCAGAGAACAATGAAAAACCTATAAATCAGAAGAGCAAGGTTAAGTTCAAGATTATGAGTCTTAAGGTGAAAGAAGGAACAGATTACGTGCCTGAGTTG TTTGATGAGCAAAGGGATCAAGTAACTGTTGAACGCATATTGCGGGTGGTTTTAGTGGACCCGGATCGTGCTAATCCT GCACTTGAAAAACTGAAGCGTCAATTGGCTGAAGCTGATGCTGCCTTGGAAGCTCGCAAGAAGCCTCCAGCAGAAACAGGCCCACGTGTGGTTGGGGAAGGTCTTGTTATAGACGAATGG AAAGAACGACGAGAGAAATATCTTGCTCGGCAGCAGGTCGAGGCAGTAGATTCAGTGTGA
- the LOC105174775 gene encoding cyclic nucleotide-gated ion channel 4: MPNHDQERLHHNYNDTDSSSQEEEEEEEEEEEENPDDCKSLYGGCGKRRRLGWFWGKVLDPRASWVQEWNRIFLLGCAAGLFVDPLFFYALSVSDNFMCVFVDGWFAVTVTVLRCMTDALHLWNMWLQLKMNRRPHYPNGERVHDGSSATARAVALKYLKSKKGFFFDLFVILPLPQIVMWVVIPRLLEKGSTTVVMTVLLIMFLFQYLPKIYHSVCLLRRMQNLSGYIFGTVWWGIALNMIAYFVASHAVGACWYLLGIQRAAKCLKQQCIMSTGCNMRMMACQESIYYGTKDLIRDRPRFVWGENKTARATCLENYDNFDYGAYKWTVQLVTNDNRLEKILFPIFWGLMTLSTFGNLESTTDWLEVVFIIIVLTTGLLLVTMLIGNIKVFLHATTSKKQAMQLKMRNIEWWMRKRRLPQAFRQRVRNYERQRWAAMRGVDECEMTRNLPEGLRRDIKYHLCLDLVRQVPLFQHMDNLVLENICDRVKSLIFTKGETITREGDPVQRMLFIVRGHLQSSQVLRDGVKSCCMLGPGNFSGDELLSWCLRRPFVERLPPSSSTLVTLETTEAFGLEAEDVKYVTQHFRYTFVNEKVKRSARYYSPGWRTWAAVAIQLAWRRYRHRLTLTSLSFIRPRRPLSRCSSLGEDRLRLYTALLTSPKPNQDDFDF; encoded by the exons ATGCCGAATCACGACCAAGAACGGCTTCACCACAACTACAATGACACTGATTCTTCTtcccaagaagaagaagaggaggaggaggaggaggaagaagaaaatccCGACGACTGCAAGAGCCTGTACGGCGGTTGTGGGAAGCGGCGCCGCCTAGGGTGGTTCTGGGGTAAGGTTTTGGACCCTAGGGCATCGTGGGTGCAGGAATGGAACAGAATATTCCTCTTGGGATGCGCGGCGGGGCTATTCGTGGACCCCCTCTTCTTCTACGCCCTCTCCGTAAGCGACAATTtcatgtgtgtgtttgttgaCGGGTGGTTCGCCGTCACCGTCACGGTTCTCCGCTGCATGACCGACGCCCTGCACCTTTGGAACATGTGGCTACAGTTGAAGATGAACCGGCGCCCCCACTACCCCAACGGCGAGAGGGTGCATGATGGCAGCAGCGCCACAGCACGCGCTGTCGCCTTGAAGTACTTAAAGTCGAAGAAGGGTTTCTTTTTTGATCTCTTCGTCATCCTTCCGTTGCCTCAG ATTGTAATGTGGGTGGTAATCCCGAGGCTGTTAGAGAAAGGATCAACGACGGTGGTGATGACGGTGTTGCTGATTATGTTTCTGTTCCAATACTTGCCCAAAATCTACCACTCCGTCTGTCTGCTCCGCCGCATGCAGAATCTCTCCGGCTATATTTTCGGCACCGTTTGGTGGGGCATTGCTCTCAACATGATTGCCTATTTCGTGGCATCCCAT GCTGTGGGAGCATGCTGGTACCTGCTAGGCATACAAAGGGCTGCAAAATGCTTGAAGCAACAGTGCATAATGTCAACGGGCTGCAACATGAGAATGATGGCCTGCCAAGAATCAATATACTATGGAACAAAAGATCTAATCAGAGACAGACCACGATTTGTATGGGGCGAGAACAAAACCGCAAGAGCGACTTGCTTGGAAAATTATGACAATTTCGATTACGGAGCTTACAAATGGACTGTTCAGCTTGTGACCAATGACAATCGTTTGGAGAAAATACTGTTTCCCATCTTCTGGGGCCTCATGACTCTAAG TACTTTTGGGAACTTGGAGAGCACAACTGATTGGTTGGAGGTAGTTTTCATCATCATTGTGCTGACCACTGGACTCCTGCTTGTTACAATGTTAATTGGTAACATTAAG GTGTTCTTGCATGCTACTACTTCAAAGAAACAGGCGATGCAATTGAAGATGAGGAATATAGAGTGGTGGATGAGAAAACGGCGGTTGCCTCAAGCGTTCCGGCAGAGAGTGCGGAACTATGAGAGGCAGCGTTGGGCAGCAATGCGGGGAGTTGATGAGTGTGAGATGACGCGAAATCTGCCTGAAGGGCTAAGACGGGATATCAAGTATCATCTCTGTTTGGATTTGGTCAGGCAG GTACCTCTGTTCCAGCACATGGATAACCTTGTCCTGGAGAATATTTGTGACCGTGTCAAGTCCCTCATTTTCACAAAGGGAGAAACA ATAACAAGAGAAGGTGATCCAGTGCAAAGAATGCTGTTCATAGTTAGAGGACATCTCCAGAGCAGCCAAGTCCTGCGGGACGGGGTGAAGAGTTGCTGCATGTTAGGCCCTGGAAATTTTAGTGGAGACGAGCTCCTCTCGTGGTGCCTCAGGCGACCCTTTGTCGAAAGGCTTCCGCCCTCTTCATCCACACTAGTAACTCTGGAAACTACAGAAGCTTTCGGGCTAGAAGCAGAGGACGTTAAGTACGTAACTCAGCACTTTCGGTATACTTTTGTGAACGAAAAAGTGAAGAGGAGCGCCCGGTATTACTCGCCTGGATGGCGGACGTGGGCGGCTGTGGCAATTCAGTTGGCGTGGAGAAGGTATAGGCATCGATTGACGCTCACATCGTTGTCGTTTATTCGGCCGCGGCGGCCGTTGTCGAGGTGCTCTTCCCTTGGAGAAGACAGGCTCAGGCTTTATACTGCTTTGCTGACTTCTCCAAAGCCTAACCAGGATGATTTTGATTTCTGA